The following proteins are co-located in the Xiphophorus maculatus strain JP 163 A chromosome 8, X_maculatus-5.0-male, whole genome shotgun sequence genome:
- the LOC106699756 gene encoding proteinase-activated receptor 3-like, giving the protein MPGVLIWYFSLQFANMFLGIPANITVLWLIHKNKRDSSTSDIFIVHLAVLDVLFCLIPPLELASIVFLTTSSTWYVLRFFYGIKDFSPLFLSCICLDRYIAVIHPIFFTRLKDHPYRPALAVLVWLIILAYASAKCVGNIVHFELVFTVMILSTFAFMVFCNIVILWALKQSRPGQDAKHPVKKRAFNLVLIILAIIVFNYFPPVALLPFQEYFSKDVFRCYIHYVAFGLMDFSSTIQPMLYLSKEKFPWRLHCCRTTTNETQTNSVSREIWCLSQQTQNVSEGLF; this is encoded by the exons ATGCCAGGAGTTCTTATCTGGTATTTCAGCCTGCAGTTCGCCAACATGTTCCTGGGCATCCCGGCCAACATCACAGTGCTGTGGCTCATCCACAAGAACAAGAGAGACTCCTCCACCTCGGATATTTTCATTGTTCACCTGGCAGTTCTTGACGTGCTGTTTTGTCTCATCCCTCCGCTGGAGCTGGCCAGCATCGTTTTCCTCACCACCAGCAGCACCTGGTACGTCCTGCGCTTCTTCTACGGCATAAAAGACTTCTCTCCGCTCTTTCTGTCCTGCATCTGCCTGGACCGTTACATCGCCGTGATCCACCCCATCTTCTTCACCAGGCTGAAGGACCATCCGTACAGGCCGGCGCTGGCCGTCCTGGTTTGGCTCATTATTCTGGCCTACGCTTCAGCTAAATGTGTTGGAAACATTGTGCATTTTGAACTGGTCTTCACAGTGATGATCCTCTCAACGTTTGCTTTCATGGTGTTTTGCAACATAGTGATTCTCTGGGCCCTGAAGCAGTCCAGGCCCGGCCAGGACGCAAAGCATCCGGTGAAGAAGAGAGCCTTCAACTTGGTTCTGATAATCCTGGCCATCATTGTCTTCAACTACTTCCCTCCTGTTGCACTGCTCCCCTTTCAAGAATACTTCTCTAAAGACGTATTTCGCTGCTATATACACTATGTCGCTTTTGGCTTGATGGACTTTAGCAGCACCATTCAACCTATGCTTTATCTATCCAAGGAAAAGTTCCCATGGAGACTCCACTGCTGCAGAACCACAACCAACGAGACACAAACAAA TTCAGTCTCACGAGAGATTTGGTGCTTATCCCAGCAGACACAGAACGTCAGCGAGGGATTATTCTGA
- the sapcd2 gene encoding suppressor APC domain-containing protein 2, translated as MALIASDLNGTAAIYGRVGSRKDVIQVPVDGFKANKMQPKETEYTTDGLPKAFLHSLRTLFDILDDDRRGYVHISEIESRWQGAGTRELPGGVLSCLRRVTPPHGCLTFERFVAGLRYSMLNPENSSHFKAQVAVHPQQGPRHPQKPAPPSTCSVGPRVESKVRPLGNVTNTQPHRASSLQSRARPEEGTGFPACGQARYGAGFQRSGRSVERIPVSPEDLCYHADPGHASKATQPQQSRIRNIESLALESPQLQPCVTKSGLPRSQSESATGLTSGSRRHGRSREEHRRHTISNGVDYGMLKQMKELEQEKDSLLSGLEVVERAREWYQGQIHNVTERQRQVGQSSHCTEFFTDASPSRMNVLIPKLQEVNRCLNDLLSCSGMPSFPSGGAQTAVLSANSQPPAPAPPQAIQRLKDQNRLLTQEVTEKSERITQLEQEKSALIKQLFEARARSAHDASTMDSTFI; from the exons ATGGCTTTGATAGCCAGTGACCTGAACGGAACCGCTGCGATTTATGGGAGAGTTGGGTCAAGAAAAGACGTGATTCAAGTCCCAGTGGACGGCTTTAAAGCGAACAAAATGCAACCCAAGGAGACAGAGTATACCACAGATGGGTTACCAAAAGCTTTTCTGCACAGCTTGAGGACTctgtttgacattttggacGACGACAGAAGGGGGTATGTCCACATCTCGGAGATAGAGAGTCGGTGGCAGGGCGCAGGCACCAGGGAGTTGCCCGGCGGAGTGCTCAGCTGCCTCAGGAGGGTCACTCCTCCGCATGGCTGCCTCACCTTTGAGCGGTTCGTGGCCGGGCTGCGGTACTCCATGCTGAACCCGGAGAACAGCTCCCACTTCAAGGCCCAGGTTGCTGTGCACCCGCAGCAGGGTCCGAGGCATCCCCAGAAACCCGCTCCCCCGTCCACATGCAGCGTCGGACCTCGGGTGGAGAGCAAAGTCCGTCCGCTGGGCAACGTGACGAACACCCAGCCGCACCGGGCGTCCTCCCTGCAGAGCCGGGCCCGTCCGGAGGAAGGGACGGGTTTCCCCGCATGTGGACAAGCGCGGTACGGCGCGGGCTTCCAGAGGTCCGGGCGGAGTGTGGAGCGGATCCCCGTCTCTCCCGAGGATTTGTGCTACCACGCCGACCCGGGCCATGCTAGCAAAGCAACACAGCCGCAGCAGAGCAGAATCAGGAACATCGAGTCGCTTGCGCTGGAGTCCCCGCAGCTCCAACCAT GTGTTACAAAATCAGGCCTGCCAAGATCGCAGAGTGAATCAGCTACAGGATTAACCAGTGGTTCCAGGCGACACGGGCGGAGTCGAGAAGAGCATAGGAGGCATACCATTTCCAACGGAGTGGATTATGGAATG CTGAAGCAAATGAAGGAGTTGGAGCAGGAAAAGGATTCGCTGCTGTCAGGCCTGGAAGTGGTAGAGCGGGCCCGAGAGTGGTACCAAGGCCAAATCCACAATGTCACAGAGAGACAGCGGCAAGTCGGACAAAGCTCTCACTGCACG GAGTTCTTCACAGATGCCAGTCCAAGTCGCATGAATGTTCTCATTCCTAAACTGCAAGAAGTCAATCGCTGCCTTAATGACCTGCTTTCCTGCAGTGGGATG CCGTCGTTTCCCAGTGGTGGTGCTCAGACAGCAGTGCTCTCAGCGAACTCCCAGCCCCCGGCCCCAGCTCCTCCTCAAGCCATTCAGAGACTAAAGGACCAGAACAGACTTCTCACTCAG GAGGTGACGGAGAAGAGCGAGCGCATTACTCAGCTCGAGCAGGAGAAGTCGGCTCTGATAAAGCAGCTTTTTGAGGCTCGAGCTCGCAGCGCACATGACGCCAGCACCATGGATTCCACCTTCATCTGA
- the LOC102232619 gene encoding microfibril-associated glycoprotein 4-like isoform X1: MEYRSPATNRSKLLPALLLFLVPLLSSCAAFLLPLDCSDIYKQDTRRLSGVYTIYPIGPLSGVQVFCDMTSLGGQWTVFQRRMDGSVNFYRPWAYYKLGFGNVAGEYWLGLGTLSLLSQKKRFELLVIMEDFEGHTVYARYRWFGVGPESLGYPLRVSGFIDGGAGDSLSYHNGHKFSTFDIDLDSYLLNCAKLFLGGFWYNNCHRTNPNGVYRWGPDDTINSVGVEWSTWKGRNYSLKAISFMMRPAQ; this comes from the exons ATGGAGTACCGCAGCCCGGCCACGAACCGCTCAAAG CTGCTGCCCGCTCTCCTGCTCTTCCTGGTTCCTCTGTTGAGCAGCTGTGCAgcttttctccttcctctcgACTGCAGCGACATCTATAAGCAGGACACAAGGCGACTCAGCGGAGTTTACACCATCTATCCCATCGGACCCCTGTCTGGTGTCCAG gttttctgtGACATGACCTCTTTGGGAGGGCAGTGGACT GTGTTCCAGAGGAGGATGGATGGCTCAGTGAACTTCTACAGGCCCTGGGCTTATTACAAGTTGGGCTTTGGGAATGTGGCTGGAGAGTACTGGCTCG gtctGGGGACCCTTTCCCTCTTAAGtcaaaagaaaaggtttgagCTGCTGGTTATCATGGAGGATTTTGAAGGACATACAGTTTATGCACGTTACCGCTGGTTTGGTGTTGGTCCGGAGTCTTTGGGGTACCCTCTCCGTGTGTCTGGATTCATTGATGGAGGGGCAG GAGACTCCCTGAGTTATCACAACGGACACAAGTTCTCCACCTTCGACATCGACCTGGACAGTTATCTTTTAAACTGTGCCAAATTATTCCTGGGGGGGTTCTGGTATAACAACTGTCATCGCACAAACCCAAACGGGGTTTATCGCTGGGGGCCTGACGATACCATCAACTCTGTTGGAGTGGAGTGGTCCACATGGAAGGGCCGTAACTACTCCCTGAAGGCCATCAGCTTTATGATGCGTCCTGCTCAGTAA
- the LOC102232619 gene encoding microfibril-associated glycoprotein 4-like isoform X2 — protein sequence MKLLPALLLFLVPLLSSCAAFLLPLDCSDIYKQDTRRLSGVYTIYPIGPLSGVQVFCDMTSLGGQWTVFQRRMDGSVNFYRPWAYYKLGFGNVAGEYWLGLGTLSLLSQKKRFELLVIMEDFEGHTVYARYRWFGVGPESLGYPLRVSGFIDGGAGDSLSYHNGHKFSTFDIDLDSYLLNCAKLFLGGFWYNNCHRTNPNGVYRWGPDDTINSVGVEWSTWKGRNYSLKAISFMMRPAQ from the exons ATGAAA CTGCTGCCCGCTCTCCTGCTCTTCCTGGTTCCTCTGTTGAGCAGCTGTGCAgcttttctccttcctctcgACTGCAGCGACATCTATAAGCAGGACACAAGGCGACTCAGCGGAGTTTACACCATCTATCCCATCGGACCCCTGTCTGGTGTCCAG gttttctgtGACATGACCTCTTTGGGAGGGCAGTGGACT GTGTTCCAGAGGAGGATGGATGGCTCAGTGAACTTCTACAGGCCCTGGGCTTATTACAAGTTGGGCTTTGGGAATGTGGCTGGAGAGTACTGGCTCG gtctGGGGACCCTTTCCCTCTTAAGtcaaaagaaaaggtttgagCTGCTGGTTATCATGGAGGATTTTGAAGGACATACAGTTTATGCACGTTACCGCTGGTTTGGTGTTGGTCCGGAGTCTTTGGGGTACCCTCTCCGTGTGTCTGGATTCATTGATGGAGGGGCAG GAGACTCCCTGAGTTATCACAACGGACACAAGTTCTCCACCTTCGACATCGACCTGGACAGTTATCTTTTAAACTGTGCCAAATTATTCCTGGGGGGGTTCTGGTATAACAACTGTCATCGCACAAACCCAAACGGGGTTTATCGCTGGGGGCCTGACGATACCATCAACTCTGTTGGAGTGGAGTGGTCCACATGGAAGGGCCGTAACTACTCCCTGAAGGCCATCAGCTTTATGATGCGTCCTGCTCAGTAA
- the tmem141 gene encoding transmembrane protein 141, producing MVNLGLTKVDDAIAAKHPGLQSYAACQSHAFMKGTGTFALGVAGFFAIQKALQMRLPYPLQWNLLISIMASSFCSYAVTRWETQKCSDLWLLLETGKVPDRSPPPPTVSHPEDSKAAQKTKYGDDME from the exons ATGGTGAACCTCGGTCTGACGAAGGTGGACGACGCGATAGCAGCCAAACATCCC gGGTTGCAAAGCTACGCTGCGTGTCAGTCTCACGCTTTTATGAAGGGGACTGGAACCTTTGCACTAG GTGTTGCAGGGTTTTTTGCCATCCAGAAGGCTCTGCAGATGAGACTCCCCTACCCCCTGCAGTGGAATCTGCTTATATCAATAA TGGCGTCATCGTTTTGTAGTTACGCAGTAACTCGCTgggaaacacagaaatgctcAGACCTTTGGCTGCTGCTAGAGACGGGTAAAGTCCCAGACAGATCACCGCCACCACCAACAG TATCTCATCCAGAGGATTCAAAAGCTGCTCAGAAGACAAAATATGGAGATGACATGGAATAA